Proteins from a genomic interval of Zerene cesonia ecotype Mississippi unplaced genomic scaffold, Zerene_cesonia_1.1 Zces_u001, whole genome shotgun sequence:
- the LOC119838186 gene encoding enhancer of rudimentary homolog, giving the protein MSHTILLVQPGSKPETRTYSDYESVNDCMEGVCKIYEEHLKRRNPNTPTITYDISQLFDFIDQLADLSCLVYQKSTNTYAPYNKDWIKEKIYVLLRQAAGQSV; this is encoded by the exons ATG TctcatacaatattattagtacaACCGGGTTCTAAGCCTGAAACACGGACCTATTCAGACTATGAAAGCGTAAATGACTGTATGGAAGGTGTTTGTAAGATTTACGAAGAACATTTGAAGCGAAGAAATCCAAATACACCTACAATAACTTACGACATATCGCAATTATTCGATTTTATCGACCAA TTGGCAGACCTCAGTTGCCTTGTTTACCAAAAATCAACGAATACCTACGCACCATACAATAAAGATTGgatcaaagaaaaaatatatgttctaTTACGTCAAGCGGCCGGACAGAGCGTGTAG
- the LOC119838130 gene encoding NADH dehydrogenase [ubiquinone] 1 alpha subcomplex assembly factor 3-like — protein MVLNKLRLVSLAVWRSPVNLKARKFSCTSYVRHKAAYEGDGKTTVRVINMEQDLGLMIDSYGTFGFRLNNGLTVLGPMAIFPRTVLSWQVHNADEITAESLTFFRILVPKIDLVILGLDSKERQTLNSVFRASREAKLNVEILPTEHACSTFNFLNAEGRSVGAAMIPPKHIELNEDDMLVSKLHYGKLYERSDLL, from the exons ATGGTGCTGAATAAATTACGGCTAGTCAGTTTAGCTGTGTGGCGGTCGcctgtaaatttaaaagctaGAAAATTTTCGTGCACaag ttatgtaCGCCACAAAGCAGCGTATGAGGGTGATGGAAAAACCACAGTGCGGGTAATCAATATGGAGCAGGACCTCGGCCTGATGATAGACTCCTATGGTACG TTTGGGTTCCGTTTGAACAATGGACTGACAGTACTTGGGCCTATGGCTATATTCCCAAG AACAGTGCTGTCTTGGCAAGTGCACAATGCAGACGAGATAACGGCCGAGTCTCTCACATTTTTCAGAATTCTTGTGCCGAAGATTGATCTTGTG aTCTTAGGCCTAGACTCGAAGGAGCGACAGACACTGAACTCAGTGTTTAGAGCCAGTCGGGAAGCTAAACTCAACGTTGAGATACTGCCGACGGAACACGCGTGCTCAACTTTCAACTTTCTCAACGCTGAGGGCAG atcaGTGGGCGCAGCGATGATTCCTCCAAAACACATAGAACTAAACGAAGATGACATGTTAGTGTCGAAACTGCACTATGGAAAGTTGTACGAGCGTTCAGACCTTTTGTAG
- the LOC119838052 gene encoding LOW QUALITY PROTEIN: copper-transporting ATPase 2-like (The sequence of the model RefSeq protein was modified relative to this genomic sequence to represent the inferred CDS: substituted 1 base at 1 genomic stop codon) yields MADGRAISYETTEMVEKEKSEEPPQDLISVRVPINGMTCQSCVRSIEGSVGELEGVKYVKVELSENAGYFRYDPRTCSADAIRSHIEDMGFEVPTDSSEETRKLLPREIPTDLLIDMTGAGPPQQDTELAVTGMTCQSCVNTIEGTLKEMPGVIRASVSLAENKASVTHSRGAVTPRQLADAVYSLGFDVEIIGGTDTPHDQASGDGAKMSPAKARAQTNGTVSPLPEEISTCTLEVRGMTCASCVAAIEKHFSKINGVHSVAVALLAAKAEVRHEPRRVSAAALAHSLTELGFPADVLSESGAPRDLHLAIKGMTCASCVNKIEKTVLKLNGVVSCVVALTTCKGKVTYDPEVIGARKICDAISGLGFEATALNTHTRNTSNYFEHKEEIRKWRNAFLVSLIFGAPCMAAMVYFMAVMGDGDAHRDMCCVLPGLSLENLIMMALATPVQFIGGWHFYKQAYKALRHGTSNMDVLISMTTTISYLYSLCVVAAAMALRQDTSPLTFFDTPPMLLVFVSLGRWLEHIAKGKTSEALSKLLSLKPTEAVLVTLDSEGREVGEKSIPVELVERGDILKVVPGAKIPVDGKVLSGQSTCDESLITGESMPVPKSKDSLVLGGSINQHGALVMAATHTGDASALAQIVRLVEDAQTSRAPVQRLADTIAGYFVPIVVFLSVLTLVCWMISGAIDISRIKSITPPMYRNFSDWELIVQTSFHFALSVLAIACPCALGLATPTAVMVATGVGASLGLLIKGAEPLEHAHKVKTVVFDKTGTITRGCARVARVHPLASAIVQWCTAVLGEEARAHCRSFTAAPGCGLRARLALRPPHPAHPAHPAPAPLCHPPAGRETSSFQLHGVPVDIIEGEGDSALSSAQAAHRLNAIIRTDSDQEVEQLVLIGNREFLSHLQNEFSRQIXQTSEENKTYRIHSIDQLVCTIGVADEVKPEAHLAVYCLKKMGLEVCLLTGDNRKTAVAIARQVGITKVYAEVLPSHKVAKIQKLQEKGQKVAMVGDGVNDSPALAQADVGIAIASGTDVAVEAADLVLMRDDLLDVAACLRLSRATVRRIRLNFVFASVYNLLAIPLASGAFALLGLQLQPWMASAAMAMSSVSVVCSSLLLKTFKKPSPSSLRTAEYEAELRARPPAAAAPPRARARADKPAPDAAASPLARLFQRNKSSDGCLLQEEDDLMTVSFIPKRPTREQPSINREL; encoded by the exons GTGGAGCTATCGGAAAACGCCGGCTACTTCAGGTATGACCCGCGCACGTGCTCCGCGGACGCGATCCGCTCCCACATAGAAGATATGGGTTTCGAGGTGCCCACGGATAGCTCTGAAGAGACCAG AAAGCTACTGCCCCGCGAGATACCGACAGACCTACTGATCGACATGACGGGCGCCGGGCCGCCGCAGCAGGACACCGAGCTGGCGGTCACGGGGATGACCTGCCAGTCGTGCGTGAACACCATCGAGG GTACCCTAAAGGAGATGCCAGGCGTGATCCGAGCTAGCGTCAGCCTGGCTGAGAACAAGGCTAGCGTCACCCACTCGCGCGGCGCGGTGACGCCGCGGCAATTGGCCGACGCGGTCTACTCGCTCGGCTTCGATGTGGAGATTATCGGTGGAACAG ATACACCGCACGATCAAGCGTCAGGCGATGGCGCCAAAATGTCACCGGCTAAAGCCAGAGCTCAAACTAAT GGTACAGTGTCCCCCCTCCCAGAGGAGATATCGACGTGCACGCTCGAAGTGCGCGGCATGACGTGCGCATCTTGCGTCGCCGCCATTGAGAAGCACTTCTCGAAAATAAACG GCGTGCACTCGGTGGCGGTGGCGCTGCTGGCCGCCAAGGCGGAGGTGCGGCACGAGCCGCGCCGCGTGTCCGCCGCCGCGCTCGCGCACTCGCTCACCGAGCTCGGCTTCCCCGCCGACGTGCTCAGCGAGAGCGGCGCGCCGCGCGACCTGCACCTCGCG ATCAAAGGCATGACGTGCGCGTCGTGCgttaacaaaattgaaaaaactgTGCTGAAATTGAACGGCGTTGTGTCCTGCGTGGTCGCGCTCACCACTTGCAA agGTAAAGTGACATACGATCCGGAGGTGATCGGCGCTCGCAAGATCTGCGACGCGATCAGCGGTCTCGGGTTCGAAGCCACGGCGCTCAACACGCACACGAGGAACACGAGCAATTACTTCGAGCATAA GGAGGAGATAAGGAAGTGGCGTAACGCGTTCCTCGTCTCGCTGATATTCGGCGCGCCGTGCATGGCCGCGATGGTCTACTTCATGGCGGTGATGGGCGACGGCGACGCGCACCGCGACATGTGCTGCGTGCTGCCCGGCCTCAGCCTGGAGAACCTCATCATGATGGCGCTGGCCACGCCCGTGCAG TTTATCGGCGGTTGGCACTTCTACAAGCAAGCGTACAAAGCGCTGCGTCACGGCACATCCAATATGGACGTTTTGATCTCTATGACTACTACGATAAG CTACTTGTACTCGCTGTGCGTGGTGGCGGCGGCGATGGCGCTGCGGCAGGACACGTCGCCGCTCACGTTCTTCGACACGCCGCCGATGCTGCTCGTGTTCGTGTCGCTGGGCCGCTGGCTGGAGCACATCGCCAAG GGCAAAACCTCGGAGGCCCTGTCCAAGTTGCTCTCGTTGAAGCCGACAGAAGCTGTGCTGGTGACGTTGGATAGCGAGGGGAGGGAAGTGGGAGAGAAGAGTATACCGGTGGAGTTAGTCGAGAGGGGGGATATATTGAAG GTGGTGCCGGGCGCTAAAATACCAGTCGATGGTAAAGTGTTATCCGGCCAGAGCACGTGCGACGAGTCATTGATAACCGGAGAGTCTATGCCTGTACCCAAGTCTAAAG ACTCGCTCGTGCTGGGCGGCAGCATCAACCAGCACGGCGCGCTGGTGATGGCGGCGACGCACACGGGCGACGCGTCGGCGCTGGCGCAGATCGTGCGGCTCGTGGAGGACGCGCAGACCAGCCGCGCGCCCGTGCAGCGCCTCGCCGACACCATCGCGGG GTATTTCGTGCCAATCGTGGTGTTCCTCTCCGTGCTGACCCTCGTCTGCTGGATGATCAGCGGCGCGATAGACATATCGAGGATAAAGAGTATCACGCCG CCGATGTACCGCAACTTCTCGGACTGGGAGCTGATCGTGCAAACGTCGTTCCACTTCGCGCTGTCCGTGCTCGCGATCGCGTGCCCGTGCGCGCTGGGGCTGGCCACGCCCACCGCGGTCATGGTCGCCACGGGCGTGGGCGCCTCGCTCGGCCTGCTCATCAAGGGCGCCGAGCCGCTGGAGCACGCGCACAAG GTGAAGACGGTGGTGTTCGACAAGACGGGCACGATCACGCGCGGGTGCGCGCGGGTGGCGCGCGTG CACCCGCTCGCCTCCG CGATAGTGCAGTGGTGCACGGCGGTGCTGGGCGAGGAGGCGCGCGCGCACTGCCGCAGCTTCACGGCGGCGCCGGGCTGCGGCCTGCGCGCGCGCCTCGCGCTGCGCCCCCCGCACCCCGCACACCCCGCACACCCCGCACCCGCGCCGCTCTGCCACCCGCCCGCCGGCAG GGAGACATCGTCGTTCCAGCTGCACGGGGTGCCAGTGGACATCATAGAGGGCGAGGGAGATTCCGCGCTCAGCTCTGCGCAGGCGGCGCATCGCCTCAACGCCATCATACGGACGGATAGCGATCAG GAGGTGGAGCAGCTGGTGCTGATCGGCAACCGGG AATTTCTCAGTCATTTACAAAATGAATTTTCCCGCCAAATATGACAGACTTCAGaggaaaataaaacgtatCGAATTCACTCGATAGATCAACTGGTGTGCACGATCGGCGTGGCGGACGAGGTGAAGCCCGAAGCCCACCTCGCGGTCTACTGCCTCAAGAAGATGGGGCTGGAGGTGTGTCTGCTGACCGGCGACAACAGGAAGACGGCGGTTGCCATCGCGAGACAG gTTGGCATCACGAAAGTGTACGCGGAAGTGTTGCCATCGCACAAAGTAGCTAAGATACAAAAGTTGCAGGAGAAGGGACAGAAAGTTGCCATG GTAGGCGACGGAGTGAACGACTCGCCGGCGCTGGCGCAGGCGGACGTGGGCATCGCGATCGCGAGCGGCACCGACGTGGCCGTGGAGGCGGCCGACCTCGTGCTCATGCGG GACGACCTGCTGGACGTGGCGGCGTGCCTGCGGCTGTCGCGCGCGACGGTGCGCCGCATCCGCCTCAACTTCGTGTTCGCGTCCGTCTACAACCTGCTCGCCATCCCGCTCGCCAGCGGCGCCTTCGCGCTGCTCGGCCTGCAGCTGCAG CCGTGGATGGCGTCAGCGGCAATGGCGATGAGCTCCGTGTCGGTCGTGTGTTCCAGCCTCTTGCTCAAAAC GTTCAAGAAGCCAAGCCCCTCGTCGCTGCGCACGGCGGAGTACGAGGCGGAGCTGCGCGCGCGGCcccccgccgccgccgcgccgccccgcgcccgcgcgcgCGCCGACAAGCCCGCGCCCGACGCCGCCGCCTCGCCGCTCGCCAG ATTATTCCAAAGGAACAAATCGTCTGACGGTTGTCTATTGCAAGAGGAGGACGACTTGATGACCGTCTCGTTCATACCAAAGAGGCCGACGAGGGAGCAACCGAGTATTAACCGCGAATTGTAG